The Cutaneotrichosporon cavernicola HIS019 DNA, chromosome: 5 DNA segment TCGGGGTATGGTttggtgaggaagaggaagaggaagagggaatGAGCAAGGATGAACTGATTCTAAAGTGTAGAGTGTTGAGTCTAGTCGTGTCTAGTTGGTTGTGAGAGGATATATAACCACTAGTTCTAGGCAAGGGAGGGGAATGAGGTATGCTATAGACTACAAAGACTTGGCTAACATGCCTCACAATATCCTATACTACTCCCATCTCCTTGCTTACTATTACCCCTATTACCTTGTTAGCCAAGAGCAACCAGCTTTAAGGGAAAAAggggggtgggtgggtcAGGAACCAAAGCGGTGACGCTCTCCGCATCCGCATTCTCATCATTCACTCAAACATCCAATGACGACGCACTTTGACTTGGCACACTCGTCGCACTCGTCTCATATCCAAGCATCAAAGCATCAAAACATCCAAGAATCTTCGGATCCTCCTGGGCCCAACAGCTCGCATCGACCTGTGCTCTCTATGCTACAACTCTTTCATCCCGAATGGCATGCGTAATCCCAAAGTCTACTCTTGAGTTGCTTGCAGATCAAAGCAGGGCAAACAGAGTGACAGGCACGTGTACATGTACAGATGAGATGAGTCTCTTGCGAGTCTGCAAGTCTTTTGGTTGTTTTCGTACAGCGGGTTCCTTTTTTGGTTAATTTCACCCGTCATCATTAGTCAACCCAGGTACAATTTACCCCTCCCCATAACCCCACGGTTCCCCACTTGTACGACGATCAACCTTGATACTGTCTTGCGGGAATGGCACACCTTTGACCATTACCAAACGCCTCAAGCCCCTCACGCCCCTCACGCCCCTCACGCCCCCCGCCCCCCACCTGGACCATGCCACCAGACGCCTTGAGACCATGTGCTCAAGGCCTCCAGCTCAGCCTGATGGGTGTGGTGTCAGCTGCCCTCTGGCACGGGTCAGTGTCAAGATGAGGCACAGAGTACAAAAACCTGGACGTTTCAAATATTCTCAACTCGCTCGCGATCGCTCAGAGCCAGTCATTGACGAATGGGAGCATTTGGCCGATCGACGTGCCGGTCCTGTCGAATGTTCAAATCACTTTGTCAAACTGCCCACCATTCCACTTTGTCATCAACAAAGCAAATGCCGTCCAAAGAACTGCCTTCTAAAGACTTGACTCGATGGGCTCCAACGCTCCAACCGTGCGCGCATTGACTCATTGCCTCCCCAACATGGTCAACCCATTCAACTCAATGCGCCATGTGTGCTGATCGGAAGCAGTTTCCTGCAAACCTCAAGGGCAATGTGGAATGCAGCCGACGTGAACCCGGGAGGGTCCGGAAATCTGTCGGTCCGTGTGCTTTTCAACTCACCACATCAACCGAATGAAGTTCCTCGCAGTCACCTGTGGCACCGAAGGCGACACCCGACCCATGGCGGCGCTGTGTCGCGCCCTCATGGACGCCGGGCACGACGTCCGTCTGCTGGCAGACGCCTCGACACTCCATTTCGCCGAcggcttgggcttgtcTACCCGCGCGTTGGCAGGCGACATACGTGACGCGTTAAAAGACATACGACTAAGCGACACGCCGTTCGTTCTCACAGCTCTCGCGAACGATCATGCCAACGAGTGGCTCGACGTGATCCTCGACGAAGCGCCCAGGTGCGACGCTATTATCGTCTCGGGGCTCACGGCGTTTGTTGGCCTCTCGGCCGGAGAAGTCACAGGCATCAAGATCATTGGGGCTATGCTAATTCCCCTTACGCCCACGCGCGCGTTTGGCATGCCATTCTTCCCCATTGCCTTACCAAAGTTTCTCAACCCCCTCTCGCACACCCTCCTCAACAATTTGGTCTGGGCCACAATGAGGAAAGCGACCAACATTGCGAGGAAACTACATGGTCTCCCACCACGAGGGATAACTGTGTGGAGCGGGCACCCGATGGCGTACGGCGTATCACCCGCACTACTACCCCGCCCACCAGACTACCCAGCGAACGCGTGGCACACAGGACAATGGGTGCCACCCCGAGGCGGATATTCGCCTCCGGCCGACCTAACCGCGTTCCTCGAGGCTGGCGAGAAGCCAATCTATGTCGGATTCGGGAGCATGGCTGGCTTTGACCCGACACTTCTCCACAAGGTCGTGGTTGGTGCAGTCGGTGAGCGCCGAGCTATCTTTTCCCGCGGCTGGAGCACAGTCGACACGGCATCCCTTCCGCCAAACATATTCCTCATTGACTCGGTGCCACACGACTGGCTATTGCCTCACTGTGCGATGGCCGTCCACCACGGCGGCAGTGGAACGACACACTCGACTTGCGCCGCTGGTATTCCTTCCATCATCCTTTCGTTTGGCTTTGACCAATCGTTCTGGGCGCGCCACATGGTGGAACTAGGCAtcgcggacgaggtgctcgacgtGCACGTGGTCACGAGGGATCAACTATTCGCGGCGATTGCGTTTGCAGACGGGCCAGTGGCCCAGGAGAAGGCGCGGGCATTAGGTGAGGCCATGCGCAAGGAGGATGGGTTGAGTGTGGCTGTCGAGTTGATCGAGGGGATTGCGCGTACATAGAAGACCGGACACTTGGGATATTGCGAGATGGAACAAGACATGTTGAACATTTGAtggacgacctccacctggTCAACCTTGACACACTGACCTGTACTCTTCAAGCCATCGTCATCTCTGCATCTAGTACTCTATCTACACCTCGTCCCCGGCATACCGCACGTCAGCGTTCTCTTCGAGCCACGCCATCCACTTCTTGAGATATGCGCTGCCCTTGGCGACGGTATTCGAGTCGCCAACCACGCACTGAGTCAGTCAGCCTACGAAAATCAACGACTTACCAGCTGCATACGAGGCCGCGTCATGGCGACGTTCAACCGCCGATACTCGCCCAAGAATCCCACCTCGCCAGTCGCATTAGACCGCACCAGACTCAATATgaccgcgtcgcgctcctgTCCCTGCAGCCCGTCAACTGTCCCAATCGTCATCTCGGGGAACTCGTCGCGGAGCATGCTCGCCAGCAAGGCTACCTGAGCCTGGTATGGTACGACTATTCCCACCTCGGCTGGTGGGACGCCGTGCGATACCAGCCGCCGGGCCCAGCTGGCCACGATAGCTGCCTCGTTCTCGTTCGCCTTACTCCCCTCCCCAAGGGACTTGATCCCGTCCGCTTCGGCACGCTCGTAGAACTCGCACCCATCAGTGTCGAAGAACACGACTGGGTGTTCCAGGACGTCGCGTGCGTCTTCCGAGGTGGCTGCGGTGGGGAGGTCGAGTAGCGTGCGATGCGCGACGGAGGGGTCGGAgacaagctcgccgccgtacAGCTCTGCGCTGGGGAAGGCTGCGATGCGCTCGTTCATCCTGGCCGTCAGCTACGTTAAACGCGTGCCAGCTTACCGGTACTGCACCTTCAGCACGCGCTTGATACCTGGCCCATACaagcgctcgaggcggtcgaAGAGCGTCGTCTCGAGCGTGCGTGGTGGGCGGAGCGATTTGGCGTCGACAGTGGTCGCAGCGAGCTTCTTGCTGGTCTCGGCCACAGGCTCATCTCCGTCCCCCAAGCTGCCATTGTCACTTTCTGgcccatcctcgtccttggcctcactggccacctcggcctcctttGTGCCTACCTTCGAGGCATTCGTGTCACCCTTTCCCCTTCCCTTCGTCTTCTCCTGCTccttccccttctccttcccttTCTCATTGCGCTTCcccttcttgtccttgctcAAGATCGTCGGGGGGAGCTGCTGTGGGTCACCCGCAAGAATGAGTTTCTTAGCCTTGAGTATCGGGACCCAGCAcacggcctcgaccgcctgcGTCGCTTCGTCCACGATAGCCACGTCAAACTGCATGTTGTTGAGCTGCCGTGCGCCAGCAGTGTGGCACGTGGCGAGCACGACACGTGCCGCTCGAACCGTGTTCGTGACGACTCtggcctcgcgctggcGGTACTCCTTacgcagctcgcgcacgtCCTGCCATTTCTTACCCCGCTCGCGGCCCTTGACGGCGCCCTTGTCGCCTCGCTTCTTTCCCAGATCAGAGAGGTGGCCCTCAATTTCCCTTCCGACATCAcggacgagcgcgccatCGTCCCCGTTGGCCGCGCGCCAATCGAGTGTCTCCCGCACCAGGTCGCGATGCACGCGCGTCGGGTGTCCCAACCGCAGAATGGACCCGGGCGGCAGTAGACCAGCATACTCGGGTGTCTGGGCGAGTGTGTGCAGGCGTAGCAGCAAAttgtcgagggcgaggttACTGGGCGTCGTGACGAGGATGCGTGGCGGCTGATTTGTCTCGGGGCCGGCggggcgcgcgaggagctggaaAATAACCTCAATCAACGTGTGTGTCTTGCCCGTCTGAGGTCAGCCGAGCGACGGAATGGACAGCAGACGCACGCCAGGCGGGCCGTGGATACACGCAAGTGTGTCGGCGCGCAAGCAGAAATCGATCGCCTCCTTCTGGCTGTCGTTAAGTCGGGAGCTGAACCAGCGCATCTCCCCGCCGTCAAGGGGCAGTGGGATGCGTGACCATGTCGGTGGCGATACCCCTAGCAACGCATTGATCATCGGCCAATTGGTGGCGTTTGGCGTCGCGTCTCCGGGTAGGACTaggcggcggaggtgctcgagcgTGCGGCGCATACGGTCATACGTGGCCGAGTTCGCCAGCTTGActctgttgtcagctagTCGTCTCGTCGGGATAGCTTACAACCGCAGACGTTCtgggagctcgacgtcgccctcgctcgcAGCAACTACGATCTTGTCCCGCCCcacctgccgtcagctctCGTAAGCCTGAGCTACGTACACGGTAcacgacgccgtcgactCCAGccccctcgtccttcttcttccccttcttctccgggacgagctcctcgatgcGCGCCGGGTCACCGTTGCGGAACGTATGTGGCGGCAGCTCCGTGTCGACATTGTACGCAATGGGGCGGcacagctcgacgagcctGTCATCAGCTCGCCAAGAGCCCGGAGCTCACGTCTTTCCTCCCAAGCCGACGGAGATGCTCGCTACCCCCAAACTTCCGAGTGCCAGACCCTTGGACTCTAGTAGCTTCGGAGAGCAGTTACTGTTGATCAGGCGGGTctgttcctcctcctcttcgcgTTCAGAagcgaggagctcctcaTGACGGGAGAGGAAGGCATCGAGTTCACCCTCGGTCGGAGGGCGCGTCTCGAGGAGAGCCGCCATTTTGGTGAGTGGCTGATGAGTGACGATGCGTTGGTGGGTTACCTCCACCGGCGAGGTTCAGGATCTCAGTCTCAATCGTTACTTTATGATACATAGTGTGtctgccccactctgtGGTCAGGGATCCAAGCACTGATGTTGGCGATTTTTAGCTGGCTCAAATTCTATGTGTCAACATATTATCAGATAACCTTTTCCCCCTTTCTCTCATTCCCCCAAAACCAAAATGAGTGTCTCTGTGACTCCCGCGCAGCTCACCGCCCTCCGTTCCACTCTGCTCAACACCTCGGGTGTGACGCCTCTGCACGAGCGCTTCCGCGCCCTGTTCAtgctcaaggccgtcggcggcgacgaggtcatcgccatcatcgccgagggtctcaaggacgacagcgcgctgctcaagcacgagctcgcgtacgtcctcggccagctTGGCTCGGCCACGGCCGTCCCAatcctcgaggacgtcctcgtcaaccccAATGGCAAGCACTGTGCGATGGTGCGCCatgaggcggccgaggcgctcggc contains these protein-coding regions:
- a CDS encoding uncharacterized protein (glycosyl transferase), whose protein sequence is MKFLAVTCGTEGDTRPMAALCRALMDAGHDVRLLADASTLHFADGLGLSTRALAGDIRDALKDIRLSDTPFVLTALANDHANEWLDVILDEAPRCDAIIVSGLTAFVGLSAGEVTGIKIIGAMLIPLTPTRAFGMPFFPIALPKFLNPLSHTLLNNLVWATMRKATNIARKLHGLPPRGITVWSGHPMAYGVSPALLPRPPDYPANAWHTGQWVPPRGGYSPPADLTAFLEAGEKPIYVGFGSMAGFDPTLLHKVVVGAVGERRAIFSRGWSTVDTASLPPNIFLIDSVPHDWLLPHCAMAVHHGGSGTTHSTCAAGIPSIILSFGFDQSFWARHMVELGIADEVLDVHVVTRDQLFAAIAFADGPVAQEKARALGEAMRKEDGLSVAVELIEGIART
- a CDS encoding uncharacterized protein (DNA helicase), whose protein sequence is MAALLETRPPTEGELDAFLSRHEELLASEREEEEEQTRLINSNCSPKLLESKGLALGSLGVASISVGLGGKTLVELCRPIAYNVDTELPPHTFRNGDPARIEELVPEKKGKKKDEGAGVDGVVYRVGRDKIVVAASEGDVELPERLRLVKLANSATYDRMRRTLEHLRRLVLPGDATPNATNWPMINALLGVSPPTWSRIPLPLDGGEMRWFSSRLNDSQKEAIDFCLRADTLACIHGPPGTGKTHTLIEVIFQLLARPAGPETNQPPRILVTTPSNLALDNLLLRLHTLAQTPEYAGLLPPGSILRLGHPTRVHRDLVRETLDWRAANGDDGALVRDVGREIEGHLSDLGKKRGDKGAVKGRERGKKWQDVRELRKEYRQREARVVTNTVRAARVVLATCHTAGARQLNNMQFDVAIVDEATQAVEAVCWVPILKAKKLILAGDPQQLPPTILSKDKKGKRNEKGKEKGKEQEKTKGRGKGDTNASKVGTKEAEVASEAKDEDGPESDNGSLGDGDEPVAETSKKLAATTVDAKSLRPPRTLETTLFDRLERLYGPGIKRVLKVQYRMNERIAAFPSAELYGGELVSDPSVAHRTLLDLPTAATSEDARDVLEHPVVFFDTDGCEFYERAEADGIKSLGEGSKANENEAAIVASWARRLVSHGVPPAEVGIVVPYQAQVALLASMLRDEFPEMTIGTVDGLQGQERDAVILSLVRSNATGEVGFLGEYRRLNVAMTRPRMQLCVVGDSNTVAKGSAYLKKWMAWLEENADVRYAGDEV